A stretch of Ipomoea triloba cultivar NCNSP0323 chromosome 13, ASM357664v1 DNA encodes these proteins:
- the LOC116001909 gene encoding E3 ubiquitin-protein ligase ORTHRUS 2-like gives MAEATTLPCDGDGVCMVCKSKPAWTETLTCKTCATPWHVACLPVPLESMADTDEWECPDCSPSVVAADAHLAVKPASVTPSSTSGDLIAAIRAIEADATLTEQEKAKRRQELMSGGAKVDDADREKRNASGDNEVLNLLDGSLNCSICMQLPDRPVTTPCGHNFCLKCFEKWVGQRKLTCANCRAAIPHKMASQPRINSALVIAIRMAKLSKQNVSDGPSRAYHFIHNQNRPDKAFTTERAKKPGKANAASGKIFVTIPQDHFGPIPPEHDPERNMGVLVGESWDDRLECRQWGAHFVHVGGIAGQGDYGAQSVALSGGYVDDEDHGEWFLYTGSGGRDLSGNKRTNKQQSFDQKFERGNEALRVSCRKGYPVRVVRSFKEKRSSYAPEKGVRYDGIYRIEKCWRKVGIQGFKVCRYLFVRCDNEPAPWTSDNLGDRPRSLPDVKEIKKGATDITERKGAPAWDYDEEKGCWLWKTPPPASRMGSFECDEDGNVVKKARTKKKQVSVKERLLKEFSCLLCHKVMVNPLTTPCAHNFCKACLDGAFAGQSFMKQRNCGGRRTLRTQKNVMKCPSCQTDISDFLQNPQVNRELMTLIESLQQKVEEEKAESSEGTSGGIDGADEDISEEIDGETDCLNEECAEENGVVADDNNNAINEDSVEGNKADEAKKPTTKPKQSRKGKRATSCDSTGITGAADEVKKTITRKKAKAA, from the exons ATGGCGGAGGCGACGACTCTTCCCTGCGACGGCGATGGCGTCTGTATGGTGTGCAAGAGCAAGCCGGCTTGGACCGAGACGTTGACGTGCAAGACATGCGCTACTCCCTGGCATGTCGCCTGCCTCCCGGTCCCTCTCGAATCGATGGCGGATACTGACGAGTGGGAATGTCCGGACTGTTCTCCGTCTGTTGTTGCTGCCGATGCTCATCTGGCCGTGAAGCCGGCATCGGTAACGCCGTCGTCGACCTCCGGCGACCTTATTGCGGCGATTCGGGCTATCGAGGCCGATGCGACGCTCACCGAGCAGGAGAAGGCGAAGCGACGACAGGAGCTCATGAGCGGAGGCGCGAAGGTCGATGACGCCGATCGAGAGAAGAGGAACGCTAGTGGCGATAACGAGGTTCTCAATCTTCTCGACGGGAGCTTGAACTGCTCCATCTGTATGCAGCTTCCGGACAGACCTGTCACG ACACCATGTGGCCACAATTTTTGCTTGAAGTGCTTTGAGAAATGGGTTGGTCAGAGGAAGCTTACTTGTGCAAATTGCCGTGCTGCCATTCCACACAAAATGGCAAGTCAACCTCGAATCAACTCTGCACTTGTTATTGCAATCAGGATGGCTAAACTCTCAAAACAAAATGTTTCTGATGGGCCTTCAAGAGCATATCATTTTATTCACAATCAAAATAGACCTGACAAAGCATTTACTACTGAACGTGCAAAAAAGCCTGGAAAGGCTAATGCTGCAAGTGGAAAGATTTTTGTGACCATACCTCAAGACCATTTTGGTCCAATCCCTCCAGAGCATGATCCAGAACGGAACATGGGTGTCTTGGTTGGGGAAAGTTGGGATGATAGGTTGGAATGCAGGCAGTGGGGTGCTCACTTTGTACATGTTGGTGGAATTGCTGGTCAAGGAGACTATGGTGCTCAGTCAGTTGCACTTTCTGGTGGTTATGTAGATGATGAGGACCATGGAGAATGGTTCCTCTATACTGGAAG TGGTGGAAGAGACCTTAGTGGGAATAAAAGGACAAACAAGCAGCAATCATTTGATCAGAAGTTTGAAAGGGGTAATGAAGCCTTAAGAGTCAGCTGCCGGAAAGGATATCCTGTACGAGTTGTGAG GTCTTTTAAGGAGAAGCGTTCTTCATATGCACCAGAGAAAGGAGTACGATATGATGGGATTTACAGGATAGAAAAATGTTGGCGCAAAGTTGGAATTCAG GGATTTAAAGTTTGTCGGTATCTTTTTGTACGCTGTGATAATGAACCTGCTCCGTGGACAAG TGATAATCTTGGGGACCGGCCAAGGTCCTTACCTGATGTTAAGGAGATAAAGAAAGGTGCTACTGATATAACTGAAAGAAAAGGAGCTCCTGCATGGGATTATGAT GAGGAAAAAGGTTGCTGGCTTTGGAAAACACCACCTCCAGCAAGTAGAATGGGTAGCTTTGAATGTGATGAAGATGGAAATGTTGTGAAGAAAGCTCGAACCAAGAAAAAGCAAGTATCTGTGAAGGAAAGGCTCCTAAAGG AATTCAGCTGTCTTCTTTGCCACAAAGTGATGGTTAACCCTCTTACTACACCATGTGCCCATAACTTCTGCAAGGCATGTCTGGATGGTGCCTTTGCTGGTCAGTCTTTCATGAAACAGAGGAATTGTGGAGGACGAAGAACATTGCGGACACAGAAGAATGTAATGAAATGCCCATCCTGCCAAACTGATATATCTGATTTTCTGCAGAATCCACAG GTTAATCGGGAGTTGATGACACTGATTGAATCCCTACAGCAAAAAGTTGAGGAGGAGAAGGCGGAGTCAAGTGAAGGTACTTCTGGTGGCATAGATGGGGCTGATGAAGATATAAGTGAAGAGATTGATGGAGAAACTGATTGTTTGAATGAAGAGTGTGCTGAAGAAAATGGTGTTGTTGCTGATGATAACAATAATGCTATAAATGAGGATAGCGTGGAGGGCAATAAGGCTGATGAAGCTAAGAAGCCTACTACAAAACCTAAACAGTCTCGGAAGGGGAAAAGAGCCACAAGTTGTGACAGCACTGGAATAACTGGAGCAGCTGATGAGGTTAAGAAAACTATCACGCGGAAGAAGGCAAAAGCTGCATAA
- the LOC116001910 gene encoding uncharacterized protein LOC116001910 encodes MNSITAAMALLSPSISSIAFDNRPSPCPAPTSRRRGGGRRLPVLSSFTTNSALFNRLSSASVAPTTATLSIVKRKVACQAVGESSPPPSDSTVVYQGIYGPWTVEDSDVREVILYRSGLVTAAVSFVLASSAVLLPDDFVLRDLIESNLDILYLLGACGLGLSLYLIHIYVTEIKRTLQAFWAIGVFGSLATYSALAQPAGSSLVQYVIENPTAVWFVGPLFAALTGLVFKEGLCYGKLEAGILTFVIPSVLLGHLTGLMDDGVKVTLLSVWMALFLVFAGRKFTQPIKDDIGDKSVFIFNALPEEEKAALIDKLDLQKYQENSK; translated from the exons ATGAATTCTATCACGGCGGCGATGGCGCTGCTTTCGCCTTCAATCTCAAGCATCGCCTTTGATAATCGTCCTTCTCCGTGTCCGGCACCGACTAgtagaagaagaggaggaggaagaaggcTTCCTGTGCTATCCTCGTTTACCACAAACAGTGCTCTCTTCAATCGGTTATCTTCTGCTTCTGTTGCTCCGACTACTGCTACTCTGTCGATAGTAAAGAGAAAGGTAGCATGTCAGGCCGTCGGAGAAAGTTCACCGCCTCCTTCCGATTCGACGGTAGTTTATCAAGGGATTTACGGTCCGTGGACCGTCGAAGACTCCGACGTCCGGGAG GTTATATTATATAGATCAGGATTAGTAACTGCAGCTGTGTCATTTGTTCTTGCATCTTCAGCGGTTTTGCTTCCAGACGATTTTGTACTAAGGGACTTGATTGAGAGCAATCTTGATATCCTTTACTTGCTTGGAGCTTGTGGATTAGGCCTATCTCTCTATCTCATTCACATATATGTAACTGAAATTAAACGCACACTCCAAGCATTTTGGGCTATAGGTGTTTTTGGATCACTGGCAACGTATTCTGCACTTGCTCAACCTGCTGGCAGCAGTTTAGTTCAATATGTTATTGAAAATCCGACAGCCGTTTGGTTTGTTGGCCCACTCTTTGCTGCACTGACCGGGCTCGTCTTCAAGGAAG GCCTTTGCTATGGAAAGTTGGAAGCTGGAATTCTCACATTTGTCATCCCATCAGTTCTTCTAGGACACCTG ACCGGGTTGATGGACGACGGAGTAAAAGTTACCCTACTGAGCGTTTGGATGGCACTTTTTCTGGTGTTTGCCGGAAGAAAGTTCACACAGCCCATAAAG GATGATATAGGAGATAAATCTGTCTTCATATTCAATGCTCTACCAGAGGAGGAAAAGGCAGCATTGATTGACAAACTTGATTTGCAAAAGTATCAAGAGAACTCTAAGTAG